A region from the Mercenaria mercenaria strain notata chromosome 7, MADL_Memer_1, whole genome shotgun sequence genome encodes:
- the LOC128558354 gene encoding zinc finger protein 862-like, producing the protein MESAAKKKKHTRNFQEGWLKEPEFKEWLIKDKNDNNNDIMKCLICCEANVKNVFTTGCTDFQRSALVRHISSDAHRSALKTKSSRNSLKKSLKCAEEKASDSLTFQLKTVYFIVKNNIPLHTYTPLLELQKSNGCDGLKPGHYVTHDAISEMVESLASSLTDDIKREIEASKFIGIMTDESCDIAIFKKLIIYVQTVVNGKINVSFAANLDVVDGKAETIYNATKDWLVSWDIPVGKVMGLATDGAAVMTGVRSGVVVRILGDNFRLVHIHCVAHKLALAVSQAAASVNAVKTYEGTVENVYFFFRNSAVRYNRLRAVYALLEDDDLVTLKRPHPVR; encoded by the coding sequence ATGGAGTCGGcagcaaaaaagaaaaagcatACCCGTAATTTCCAGGAGGGTTGGCTTAAAGAACCCGAGTTTAAGGAGTGGttaataaaagacaaaaatgataacaacaatGACATCATGAAGTGCCTAATTTGTTGTGAAGCAAATGTTAAAAACGTTTTTACAACGGGTTGCACTGACTTCCAACGTAGTGCGCTTGTTCGGCATATTTCGAGCGATGCTCATAGAAGTGCATTAAAAACAAAATCGTCCCGCAATTCCCTTAAGAAATCATTGAAATGCGCTGAAGAAAAAGCATCAGATTCCCTGACTTTTCAGCTGAAAACTGTATATTTCATAGTTAAAAACAACATTCCGCTACATACTTACACTCCACTGCTTGAGCTTCAAAAAAGTAATGGCTGTGATGGACTGAAGCCAGGACACTATGTGACACATGACGCTATATCTGAAATGGTCGAGAGTCTTGCCAGCTCTTTAACTGATGACATAAAACGTGAGATTGAGGCTAGCAAATTTATTGGAATTATGACAGATGAAAGCTGTGACATTgctatcttcaagaaacttatTATCTATGTTCAAACAGTTGTCAATGGTAAAATTAACGTCAGTTTTGCGGCAAATCTAGATGTGGTCGATGGTAAGGCTGAAACCATTTACAACGCAACCAAAGATTGGCTGGTGTCATGGGACATTCCAGTTGGTAAAGTCATGGGACTAGCTACGGACGGGGCGGCAGTGATGACGGGTGTACGGTCTGGGGTTGTTGTTAGAATTCTAGGAGATAACTTTAGACTAGTCCATATACACTGCGTAGCTCATAAACTTGCCTTAGCTGTATCCCAGGCTGCTGCCTCAGTCAATGCCGTGAAAACATACGAGGGAACTGtggaaaatgtttatttcttcttCCGCAACTCGGCTGTGAGGTACAACCGACTTCGTGCAGTGTATGCCCTCCTGGAAGACGATGATTTGGTCACCCTCAAGCGCCCGCACCCAGTACGTTGA